AGACAACTGACCTGAGAACATGGACTATACTTTTCCTTCTTGTACCCTGTGCTGCATACACATTATACTTAAAGCATGACAGCATTCATAGGGTGGACAATGGTCCCTTTAAGtgcttaaataaaacaatgctttTAACAATGCCTGTATTTCTGCACAGCCCCTAAAAACTCCTGCGTTCCTTAAACAAATTAACACATGCGGTTTAATCTCCAGACAGTCACATCTTTAATGCAGCCGCTCTTCCTTTCTCTTGCTCTCCCAGCTGGGAGGTTTGCAGCTTGAATCAGacttataaaacaaacaaaagaggcaGATAAGCAGAAGGTTTTCACACTCGGCTTTCACCCCTCTCTGTGACGTTCCCCTCGGATGTCCCTCTTTTAATATTTCGCTCATGCCATGCTGGCATTTGCATCTCAGACATGAGTGTTAGTGATGGATCAATCATCGcggggaggaggaagaatgagacaaggttttaaaaatgtcccgATGATTGGCTGCCTGTGTACAGGGCTCGCCTGACACCGTTTTTCATGTCGATTCAATCAGGAGCTGTCTGAAACAAACAATGTCAAGCTGCTCTTTGCTGCGGGCGAGTATGTTCTGGTATTAAAACATTAGATTCCCAgggtttaaataataaaatcgTAGTTAATCTTAATGATTTTGGCTTGAAATACACACTTAAAACCTGCCTTAGGACATGTGCTATCATATGATCCCTGTTGCATTCACCTGAACACaatacgagtgtgtgtgtgtgtgtgtgtgtgtgtgtgtgtgtgtgtgtgtgtgtgtgtgtgtgtgtgtgtgtgtgtgtgtgtgtgtgtgtgtgtgtgtgtgtgtgtgtgtgtgtgtgtgtcccacttATCTCATCCATCAGAGAATTTCACTACTCCATCTGTCAGTCAGCAATACCTCACTGTCACCTGGTCTAGGGGGATACATGATCATCTATCGTGtccttaagtgtgtgtgtgtgtgtgtgtgtgtgtgtgtgtgtgtgtgtgtgtgtgtgcgtgtgtgtgtgtgtgagagagtaggtgacacacacacacactgcagttgaTGTCTCAGTTGGTGTCAGCAGCTCCACTTTTCATCCTAAATGTGTCGGCAGTCAGGGCTCTGTGCTTTGATCTGTGGACGGTTTAAAGGCCTCTGCACAGAAACATCCTCGCTGCAGCTCTCACGTCTAAACCTGcagaaacagacatttttattgatgagttattgtgttttaatatgcaCGTGTTATTCCAACTCTGATATCTGTTCTGCATGTGCTACCATTGTTCCCCTGATTTATCAGGGtactttttggggtttattatctcacacaggaagtgattcaAGCCTGGTTATAGTGTAATGATCCAAAAGCTACCTGTAATGAATGTAAACATGAGGTTGTCCTACTCAGCTTTGTGAAACAACAATGGACTTTTAtactatttatttgactttttatagaCTAAACAGCCTGTGGATTAATCgagaatatataaaaaaggaaacatggttaaacattatattttgtgtcCAGTTTAAATGCTAATACTAAGCTATGAATGCATCTCTATAGTCATGCTAGCTTTGAAGTTTTGTTGAGATGAGAGAAAGCAAAGCCATATAATTAAACTAGTGTTCATGCTTTATTCTCTATTGAACATGTACCATTTTCAGCAAAAAACTACGGGTCCAAACGTGATTTTGTTTCCTTGCAGCAGCTCAAGATTATCCCACAGTCCCCTCTGAAGGAGGACAGGGTAGGAAATAAGCCAACACCTTAATAGATGTTTATCTAACCAGACATGCTAATATTTGTTTCCCACAATTTCCATTTAAATTGACAGTGCTGGTGTGTAAACAGCTGTTTATTGTGTGTTCTCTTGAGGGGAAGggatgcaaaaataaataatcaagcGCACACAAAACAGCCATCATCTTAATGAAGGCTTACAGCCACATTCGGTGCAGCATTTGCTAATCTTAATACAAGTTAATCAGAAGTGAAACACAGGAGCCGGCAGCCACCAGCTTCCAGACGCCGTCTTATATCTTAGAAGATCTGAAGAGACGCATAAAGAATATAATTTATGTTTCCTCATACTGTCAGCTCACAGCCTGGTCTCCTTTGCCTCTGAGCCACCTCGcagtccttcaaaataaaagcgttaAAGTGACAGAAATAACGGTTATAGCGGAGAGAGGTTTGAAAGGTTTTCAGATTATTAAATTGGATCTTACACAACCTCTCCGCGTAACACTGCAGCCACAGTGCCACAACGTATGTTATTCTCCTTATCCATAAACCTGATAGTGGTTTTCTTGACTCGTCTTTTTTAGTCTAcgaaatattaaaaacaattgtcTTTTAGCCCAGAGATTACTTTTTTGtctgacatttcaaaacacaaggATGATCAGTATGTTGTGTAATAGGACAAAGAAAGGCTTGatcattgtcttttttaaaagcagttgctcataaatgatctgtttattgctcaaaaatctaattatttgttgtttcgCATTTGCAACACTCCTTTGAACTTACAGTAAACACCATGACATAATGCAATTAGAAAGATATTTGCAGTACACAACATCTGAGAGCAGAATGGTGTCACTGACTAAGAGTGTCTGCAAGCTACAGCGGAGCAAAGGACATTCAGAGAGGCACCTGTAAGCCAGAGTGCAGGGTACAGTGTGCACAGGCTGCAGAGCAATGCAACACATTCAGACAGGCAGCCTAGGGACCTAAACATGAAGGGACAAATATCAGGCAGATCGCTGGCAGAAACATGCTGCAGCGGCGTTAGATTAAAGGAATTATATGTAGCATTTCCGCATTGCAAACGACAACATCCATGTTTTATCTCGGGTGGATACGGCTCACTTATGCAGCTGCATGACCCCACGCTACTGGTTcttgaaaaatgacatttaggTCAGAGATTTTTACACAAAGCAGGTTTTgtcaaacaatatttatttgtatttatgacaACAGAATATAACCGAGTCAATATCGATGCAAGACGTCCCTTTGTATCGTGGTTATCGGGACATTTAGTGAGACATTGAACACAACTCAGAGCACCATGATTCTGATGCAATGGCATTTAAAATGGCCTcgattttaaacattttgcgtcttttcaatgcattttaaagtgtgttccAGTGAACCAATCAGACAACTTCTTTTAAAACAGCTTATCCAAAGTGCATTAATCGTTGGGAAGGAGGATACCAGGAATGGTGGCTtactttaaattaataataaataaaacgtttAGGAATTAAGGAAATTCATGTGGCTATACATTGATGCAATTGAGTTACCATATAAATCAGATGTGATGCAATTAATAGAAGACCTGGTCACACCAGAGAGTGGCATACCTATAATATACGGTTGTAGAATCTTGATGCCGTAGGGGCTACTTGGTGAAACACTTAGCCTACTGggtttccatttttttcttcctcctggcatttgtttttcaagctGAAGTAGCAGGCTCACTAATAGCCTTGTTTGCAGGTTTTTTAAGCAAGAGACAACTAGCTTTAAGTAGGTACTCATTTTATTTCCCATTACAAGTGGATAAGTATGCCTTTCTGGGGGGGTTCTGGTTTGTCACGTCAAAAACAAGTCCATTTGACAGTCTTAATTGTCTCTAATGTTAAACTGTTTATACTTCATCACAGCAGGTTAAATTTGTGCAGCTAATTGGCTATAGCTTTGTTCCCTTAACGACTTAAATGTCTGTGTCATGCTGGCCTTAACTCTTTCTTTGAATgctgttacatttatttttctcaacatTTCAATGGATTGCTTTTGTCATCTGAGCCTGAAATAGTAGACACCATTAATACACAGAGTGAGCAGCTGGTGCTCGTTTCCCTTAAGCCTTGTTGAAATGTGTCAAAGGAACTTCTGATGGTTTCTCCGCTCGGAGCCAGGGTCACTATTAGGTCTGATAAAAACTCTGACGACAGTTGAACTTAAATGAAACACATGTACAAAAGGTCTCAGAACAGAACGTACAGATAATCCCATGTAGAGAAACACATTGGACCATATACTTTAATGAAACAGTTCTCAGTGCTACTGTCCGTGCTTGCTGTGCTGCCTGTGTTTAGTCGGGGTATAGGATGAATCCGGAGAATGTGCTgtacttgttgttgtttcccCCGTGAGCTTTGCCTCCGTCCAGCTTGACGTAGATCTCGTCTCCAGAGTCTAGGTGCAGCACGGCGCTGTTGCTGGCGTAGTCGTAGTTCTGGTCTGCGTCCTGAGCGATGGCGCTGGCCCTGACCTGGGGAACACAGGACGATAATTCCTGTAATAAGCACTGGTTAATGAACTGAAATGTATTCCTTTAGGATAACCCCTGAGATGAACCCTCTCAGTTTTATGTGGGTCCTAACATGTGGCACAACTACAAATTAGGAGTAGAGAACATCATGTTGGCCTAAGCAGGGGAATAGTGAATCAGCAGTGAAGCCTCCAAATCAGACCCTTAAAGGTAGATTAGAGGTTAAACGACTACTAACCATTAAAGTCATTAATAATACATTGGACTGTTGTGACTATATTCTTAATTGACTTACACTCATTAACATGCAGAAGAGTATTTCATTATTCTATAGGGTCTGTAGACCTCCATGTCTCAAATGTTTGAtggctgtcaatcaaacaatGTTTCAtccttgcttttattttaaaactctccacgtttttgtgcattttggaCAAAAAGGTCCTTTTCTGCCTGAGGTTTACTTGAGGACCCTTGCTACTAGTACAGACATGGCTTTATTTGACGTAGTGGACTCTATCTAATATTCAAATAGCTCTATTCTATGACATCTTAGCCTACCATCACCAATACGACTGTAAGGGAGCAACCCTAATATTTGAGCCAGATACTTATGCATAATGAACACTTACAAAATTAAGCCTTGTATGAAACCTGTTATCCAGCTGCTGTTAACAACATCTGGGAGGAAACACTCACCATCATCCAGacccacaacaacacaaatatccCAGATGTTACCCAGGATGGAGTCGTACAGTTATACAATTTGTGCAGACAAGAATATCATATACCATGTTCTGCACGTTTAGTGCGTAAACTGCACATTGCATGACTCCGCTGAGCTGCTTTAAAAGTTACAATCTTTATTAATAAACGAAACGATTACAATCTGCGAGTTGCTCGTGCTCTGTAGTTACCTGTCCGTTTTTGCACAGGTCGGCCCACATGCTGGTCCCGTCTCCTCCGCGCATCAGCACATGGTAGGTGAAGAAATAGATCCCGGACACATGGCAGGTGAACTTCCCGGTGCTCGCGTCGTACCGGTTCCCCAAGTTTGTAATCACGTCGTCAAACTTTAACACCTCGTACCCCTCGTGTGGGTTCTTCAGACCCACGTAGAAAGCGATCTTGAAACCGCTGGACGTGGAGTTCACACTTTCCAACTCTGCGTTATCAGAACCAGCAGCTCCGGTCACCGCGGGGTAGGCGATTTTCCCGACTCCTCGCTCCCCTGGGGGGCCCCTCGGACCCGGGGGTCCTGGTTCTCCTGGTGGGCCCCTCGCTCCCGGTTTCCCCGGTCTGCCTGGCTCCCCTCGGCTCCCCTGCGCCATGGGTGGCTGTGGAGCGACACCGTTCTGGATCACCTCCATGGTGGTGCCACCGCCTCCCGGTTTCGGGGTGTACGGGTCGCACACCATCCGACAGGTGCCCATCATCTCGTAGTGATACGCGGAGGTGTCCGGGGCGCGGAGCAGCAGCAACGGGACGGCCACGGCCAGAGCGATCAGGACCATCGCGACAGTCACCAGCAGGACCACCGTCCACTTTCTCCGGGGACGGAGGGTCGACAGGAAGCCCGCGGAGCCCCTCTGGAGAGGAAtggtgacggaggaggaggcTTTCGGGAGGAAATGAGTGGAAGTTAATCAAGTGTCCAGATGTTGTGATGATGGTTTCACGCCTCTGGGCAGCAGCTGGATGGAGAGATGCAGCCAGATGGTGAAGTAAACCAAGATCAGACCGGAACATAGAAGATAAgcccttcaaattaaaacaataggTTAGGAAAGCAAGACGAGTCattgaaataaacacatgttaatgTGAAACTTCCAGAGCTAGGAGAaggactcagatcttgtgcttgagtaaacgtagaagtactcaggtcttgttttgagtaaagtagaagtaccagagtgtaggaatactctgtcacggtaaaagtattctaaatgttcctccagtgaaagtagaaagtactctcctctaaatgtacttacagtAGCGACAGTACAACATCATTTTCTTaacaatattgcattttttatgtcATTATGTGAATACATATTCCACCAGGAAACAACGATCAGGTTTTATTATCAGACATAAAATCTAATTGTAAGAATgggttttattgtgaaaggcaAAACAGGAAGTCCTCTCTTTCGACTTCCCTGGCTTGATAAGAGGATCGGTCGGTGCGTAAAGTTGAAGTGTGCGCAATTTTTATTCAAGATGGCACTAAATATTTATCATATTTCAGTTAAGGACACTCAAtatttaaagcagaaacacatcTCCATATTAAACTTGAATGTATCAATCCATGCATATATGAACAGCCTTAAAATGCCAAATGATTCCATATGTATTTGCATAAATCTCAACCATGTAGAGCCGTTTATGTATTCTTATAGGTGGGATACATGGCCAGCATTACCATACAGTTTATTCACCTGTCCCCCTTTGGGAGTCATGGTTTCAGAAACAGCTGCATTAATTCCTCAAGATTGGGGATTTGGATTAATGTCGAACACAGCATGATAAGTCTGGGAAGACGTTTTGCAATCCATAATAGTATTAAAAAGCCTCTCCGAACCAATGGAAACAGCTCCAAATGTCACACTTATTTTagctttcattatttataagTCCACCTTGACAAAAATGAAGGTTAAAGTCACGTTTGAACTTGAGATACCAAATACATCCAAATATTTGACTCAGAGCATGACTCCCCAAAGTCAGGAACGATGGCTAAGGGCAGGTTAGTGTGTGACATCACATgaccaaccacacacacacacacacacacgcagaagAAGACGGAGGGGGCGAGGGAAAGCAGATAATTTATGCAGGAAATGGACTAAAGATGTCTGATGGCAGCCGACACCTTCAGCACCGAGCTCCCCTGCGGCAGCGACATATTTGATGTCTTGTTTCACGATGTGCGGAGCCACCGGCCGTGAATTTCGATTCTCCTGCAAATTAAGATTCTTCCCATGTGCAGACAATCATTACTCCATTGCATACAGATCTGTCTTAAATACGTCTTTACCCTCCTTTGTTCCTGGGAGGCCACCGCTTGTTCTCCCCATATGTTTCATAAGCACCGATGAATGggacttttatttcctttaattaGTTATTATTACACAAGCTTGTAAGACAGTCATTGAAAACTAAAAGCGTCTATTGATTTTGTCCTCGAGCTCCACAAAAGCCCCCCTGAAGGACCCGAAATACTTCAAAAGTTCAGGCTGGGTACTAAGCACCTGGAATTGGAGCGAAGGCCTCACATCCACAACAGAGGCTTTAGAGCTCAGGGCGATGTTGAGAAACCTTCAGAGGCCGTAGACAAGGCTTAGCCCAAGCCctacagtcacagtgcagaagcCAAACCCACCCTAAGCAATTTCAACTCGTGCTCAGCTCAGCTTTAACCCCCAGAACATGACTCTCTGCCGGGCTGCTCATGTCTGAAGGTGAGAAAGAGCACGCCAAGTCATGAGAACTCGGTCTTAAAGGGAAATCGAGGTTAAAATTTAAAGACAAAGctggaaattaaatattttcatcCACTGGAATTACACTTATCTGCAAACCCTAAAAGTAAGTGTGCAGGAGGAACATGATGCTCCCCAACTGTGCTACATGACTGCAGAAATGACCTTTACTCAGGATTAGTACAGTGAACAGTATCTTTAGGCGATGGTGAGCCATGCACGACACACTGTCCACATTATGCACTGCCGCTGCTGAGACTATCCTGCCCTGCAGCGCTAGGGCTACTAATCACGCTGCATGCTAAAGGACTACTGTGTCATACACACAGAGCATACAGTGGGAGAAATTAATTAACCCGTCATTTGTGCATTTAGACTTGAATCACTGAAACAGCCAGGCTGTTTTTGGTGTGCTTTTATGGTAAACCTTGAAGAAGGGGACATATTTCCATAACAtgagacctttttttaatactgttttcAGCATTTTTCACGCTGGATTCAAATGGCCTCGGTAAGCATCCAAAGTAAATGTGCCTATCCTGCAAAGAAATCCCTTTTTTAGAGTACTATATCGATGCATACACAAGCAAGGAGCATTTTAAGAAGCTGTTGATACAAATTCTCACATTGTATTAAACTGTAATGTTAGCAGAACACACTGTATTCTCTGAGTGTGGGAAAAACTCCACTGAGCCACAACAATTCAACGGTAAATTTGCAACATCAGCTCCTGTCTCAACATGTGTCCCTAATCTCCAATGAAGACACCTCTGCTCCTGaatgcacagaaacacacgtCTTCCTCCATGTAACATGTTGACAGTGAAGCCCTGTCATGACATGGCTGAAGCTGTCCACCTCAGGCTAACCGTTTATGACCGGGCCTCTCCCCTCCAGGCTCTCTAATTGCTGCGGTAATGTTATTATGAAATGGAAAGCAGCATCAAAGGCAAGGAAAGGTTACGAAACCCTGCTGTTTGCTATTTTTCTTTTAGACATGTGCAATGGATTGGTGCACGAATGACTCCTAAAACCTGGAGAGGAGTTAGCATTTCACCGCTACAATTTCCCTCACTTTGAAGCTGCTTTTTTAGACATGTTTTTGGTGAGATGCACAAGTTCTGTGGTTCACACAAGGTTAACATATTTCCAGAGTTTGTTCTGCATTAAACATAATGTCTGTTAATACTAGTTAATACTAAATGCATCACGgtgaacattagccacctttagcttagctgtggtggcataaagtcatgtttctttttaaagcctAACGTTATCTTTATActattgcatttatgcttcaaaaataataaaagtggtGTAAATATGTGAAGGTAATTCTGCTGAACAAACCGTGTACGTACACAGAGCTAATTTTTGTATTGCTAACTCCTGGGTCACTCTATTAGCAGGGTTGTTTTTCGGGGGAGTGTTTAACTGAAATCTGTCCCCACTGGTCAGAGTGACTTTAATTGATTTGACGTCTAAGATTAAGGGGTTACCACACCAGGAGACTGTAATCAGTACCTATGAGTAAGACATCTTAAAATCATATATCTATGTCAAGGAATGTGACCTCAAGCGTTGTGCACAAACACGAGGCCCTGGCctggagagactgaaagagagTGTGGCAtgcgtgctgtgtgtgtgtgtgtgtgtgtgtgtgtgtgtgtgagtgggtgtgtgtgtgtgtgtgtgtgtgtgtgtgtgtgtgtgagtgggtgacACTGATGCAGCGCTATGTGCCAGGGGGCTTCAACCTTTTGCAAGTGGCAAAGGCAGACGTGATGAAGTCATGTTGACAGTGTGTAACCTGCggtcagatgtttcttttttaacacaattttgcttttgcttttctctTCCAATCCCAGGGCCAGTTAATCAAatacactgacagcagcagatgGAGTCAAACGAGAAACTACTATTTAAATACTGCCTCTATTTAGACTATAGGACTATTATGTTTGTCTACTTTTTAAGTATGCAATATCTCAAGGGCATACTCAATATAGATTGTACTTGTGGTATATGGACAGTCCAAAGGCTTTCCACCATTCTACAGATACGAACAATAGATCTGCATTTGAAATGGACTAGCTTTACACGTTTAAAGTGGTGGTATTTTGTAGAAATGTGCTAAATTATTAGAGGAACATAAACAAATGTTCATATCTATAGTCAgtatacattatatatacaataaaaccCTCCTTAGACGATGGGGGAAAGCAAGAGAAAGGGTGACGCATGCCTCAAATATTCCATCCCTGCAAACGCTTTATAGTCACCGCATTGAAAAGTGCATCTTGTAAACTGAACAGTCTATTATGGGAGTTTTTCTTATCATATTTATTGTGTTCTGTGCATGCTCTCCCTCTGTTTTATCTCCTGCTCACACATGGGGGGCgtggagggggcggggcttctgTGGTTGCGTCATCTTACCAGGAAGAATCGCTCAGTGAGCAGAGAGCGGAGGAGAGGGTGAGCAAGTACCTGAAAGTAGGTAAAAAATATCGCTGTAACTTCTAACCGGGAc
The Eleginops maclovinus isolate JMC-PN-2008 ecotype Puerto Natales chromosome 24, JC_Emac_rtc_rv5, whole genome shotgun sequence DNA segment above includes these coding regions:
- the c1ql2 gene encoding complement C1q-like protein 2, which produces MVLIALAVAVPLLLLRAPDTSAYHYEMMGTCRMVCDPYTPKPGGGGTTMEVIQNGVAPQPPMAQGSRGEPGRPGKPGARGPPGEPGPPGPRGPPGERGVGKIAYPAVTGAAGSDNAELESVNSTSSGFKIAFYVGLKNPHEGYEVLKFDDVITNLGNRYDASTGKFTCHVSGIYFFTYHVLMRGGDGTSMWADLCKNGQVRASAIAQDADQNYDYASNSAVLHLDSGDEIYVKLDGGKAHGGNNNKYSTFSGFILYPD